From the Chitinophaga lutea genome, the window TCAGTACCCATTTCCGGTCGGTGGCGCCGGTGCCCGCGAAGAGGTTCACGGATTCCAGCTGGTATTTGCGCGGCCAGTAGTTGGTGCTGATCTGCCCCGAACGCGGCGCATCCGCCCCGTTGGGATCGAGCAGGCGGCCTTTCCACATAGCGCCGGGATACAGGATAGTAGCGGCAAAGCGCGGGTCGCGGCCATCATACGGGCGCTGCGGGTTGTAGCCCGATGCGGGATCGGTGATGGGCAGGCCGGTATTCTTCATCTCATAATCGTCCACCAGCTCCTGTAAGGGATTGATATTACCGTAGCCATTGGCGCCGCGTGGATTCATTTCGCGGTCGATGCCGCCGTCGCCGAAGGCGCCCGGGGAGGGACGGCTCCAGATCACTTCGCGGTTGAAATACTGGATGAAGATTTCGCCGTAGTTGCCATGGAGGGTATACCCGGTGTTGAGCGCAGTGTCGAGCGCGGCGCGGCAGGCTTCCGCCGCCACCGTCCAGCGGCTCTGATCGTTGGCCGGGTTAAAGAGGGGGCTGGCGTTGTAGAGCAGCACCCTTCCCTTCAGCGCCAGCGCGATCATTTTCGACGCGCGCCCCCAGTTGTTGGGGCGGGATGTATAATTCACCGGCAGCAGGGTTTCCGCTTCGGCGAGGTCTTTAAGGATAACGGCGATCACCTCCTGGATAGGCGCACGTTTGTAATAAATCGCGTCCGGCTCGTCGAAGGGGTTCTGCACTTCCGACAAAATGGGCAGTTCGCCCCAGCGGATCACGAGGTTAAAATAATAGTACGCGCGCAACAGCAGCACCTCCCCTCGCAGCCGGCTCCGGCGTTCGGGGTAGTTCGGATCTACGGGCACTTTATCGTAATTGGCGAGGAAAAGGTTGCAGGAACGGATTTTCCCGAAGTACTCCGCCCACTGGTCCTGCATCGGGAAATTCGCCGGGCTCATGGAGCCGGTGTTGAAGTTCCCCGCATCGGGATAAGAGGCCGAGTTGTCGCCCGCCTGGTTGGTTTCGTCCGTAGCGCTGCTCAAAGCCCAGGCAGAGCGGGGCTTGTAAATATTAGGCAGGCTCTGGTAGATGACGTTCACGAACTTCTCCGCGTTCTCGATGTTCCTGAACACCTCTTCTTCGGTGATCAGGTCGCTCGGCTTGCGGTCGAGGTAGTTTTTGCTGCAGGCGGCGAGGAGCGGCAGCAGCAGCCACAACAGGTGCACAGTTTTCATCCTTGTTATTTTCATTGACGGTGGTTTAGAGGTTAATGGTGATACCCGCGTTATACACGCGCATGATCGGATAAGGCTGCCAGCCCCAGCGGTCGCCGGCGTTGGATTCCGGGTCGATGCCCAGTTCGCGCACATTGTCCCAGCTCACGAGGTTCATCCCGTTCAGGTAGAT encodes:
- a CDS encoding RagB/SusD family nutrient uptake outer membrane protein, encoding MKTVHLLWLLLPLLAACSKNYLDRKPSDLITEEEVFRNIENAEKFVNVIYQSLPNIYKPRSAWALSSATDETNQAGDNSASYPDAGNFNTGSMSPANFPMQDQWAEYFGKIRSCNLFLANYDKVPVDPNYPERRSRLRGEVLLLRAYYYFNLVIRWGELPILSEVQNPFDEPDAIYYKRAPIQEVIAVILKDLAEAETLLPVNYTSRPNNWGRASKMIALALKGRVLLYNASPLFNPANDQSRWTVAAEACRAALDTALNTGYTLHGNYGEIFIQYFNREVIWSRPSPGAFGDGGIDREMNPRGANGYGNINPLQELVDDYEMKNTGLPITDPASGYNPQRPYDGRDPRFAATILYPGAMWKGRLLDPNGADAPRSGQISTNYWPRKYQLESVNLFAGTGATDRKWVLMRTAELYLNYAEAENEARGPGAAVYNAINAVRARAGMPDYGGGSKDAVREKIRRERRIELALEDHRFWDVRRWKIAETIDNREVHGVTVTGSGNVTYTYPVIEKRVFSAARNYWLPVPQSEIDKVSARNPEFKQTPGW